A genomic window from Fusarium verticillioides 7600 chromosome 5, whole genome shotgun sequence includes:
- a CDS encoding chitinase has translation MRVTTLLGLSAYAVAEASCSRNIIYYDQWHTKDLPPKDVTHSVTHVMMSFANSSLFTTEPAGKYEPFQPLKEVRALFDHDIKVCLAVGGWGDNAGFDAGLKTDKSRQTFARGVASTLDRLGFDCVDIDMEYPGGNGADYKQVVNSKKTYEIKAFPKLLKEIKKFIGSKELSIAVPGLERDMIAYIPSETPLIEKSVDFVNVMTYDLMNRRDHYTTHHTSVQGAARAIDKYLSLGFPAHKLVLGIPFYAKYFTTKKGYKCTHPIGCPTELLENPKDGSDTGKSGSMTFEAANFVSAPTNLTATPDATCGAGTFFKCATGSCCAASGWCGDTAAHCGTGCQSAYGKCDGTDISASFHEALEKGKTDTVNGGQWYWDGPNRIFWSWDTPELITEKINLLAKTRGIKSVMAWALALDSHDWSHLKAMQQGFDRVNA, from the exons ATGCGCGTTACCACCCTCCTAGGCCTGAGCGCCTACGCCGTCGCAGAGGCGAGCTGTTCGCGCAACATCATTTACTACGATCAATGGCACACCAAGGATCTGCCCCCCAAGGACGTCACCCACAGCGTCACCCACGTCATGATGTCCTTTGCCAACTCGTCGCTCTTCACCACTGAGCCTGCTGGCAAGTATGAGCCGTTCCAGCCTCTTAAGGAGGTCCGCGCTCTGTTTGATCACGACATCAAGGTTtgtcttgctgttggtggttggGGCGACAATGCTGGTTTTGATGCGGGTCTCAAGACCGACAAGAGCCGTCAGACATTCGCTCGTGGCGTTGCTTCTACTCTTGATAGACTCGGTTTTGACTGTGTTG ATATCGACATGGAGTACCCTGGTGGTAACGGCGCCGACTACAAGCAGGTCGTCAACTCCAAGAAGACCTACGAGATCAAGGCCTTCcccaagctcctcaaggagatcaagaagttTATCGGCTCTAAGGAGCTCTCCATCGCTGTCCCCGGTCTTGAGCGTGACATGATCGCCTACATCCCCAGCGAGACCCCTCTCATCGAGAAGTCCGTCGACTTTGTCAAC GTCATGACCTACGATCTCATGAACCGTCGTGATCACTACACCACTCACCACACCTCGGTCCAGGGTGCCGCCCGTGCTATCGACAAGTATCTCTCCCTCGGCTTCCCCGCTCACAAGCTCGTTCTCGGCATCCCCTTCTACGCCAAGTatttcaccaccaagaagggCTACAAGTGCACCCACCCCATCGGCTGCCCCAcggagcttctcgagaacccCAAGGATGGTAGCGACACTGGAAAGTCTGGCTCCATGACTTTCGAGGCTGCCAACTTTGTCTCTGCCCCTACCAACCTGACTGCTACTCCTGATGCTACCTGCGGTGCTGGCACTTTCTTCAAGTGCGCCACCGGATCTTGCTGTGCCGCTTCCGGCTGGTG TGGTGACACCGCTGCCCACTGCGGTACTGGGTGCCAGTCTGCCTACGGCAAGTGTGACGGTACTGATATCTCTGCTTCATTCCACGAGGCtctcgagaagggcaagactgACACGGTCAACGGAGGCCAGTGGTACTGGGATGGTCCCAACCGCATCTTCTGGTCTTGGGACACTCCCGAGCTCATCactgagaagatcaaccttCTTGCTAAGACCCGCGGTATCAAGAGTGTCATGGCCTgggctcttgctcttgacaGCCATGACTGGAGCCACCTTAAGGCTATGCAGCAGGGCTTTGACCGTGTCAACGCTTAG
- a CDS encoding ent-kaurene oxidase, with translation MTGLGLLDLPVEILIKIIQLAIPPMVLPVMSHDPLDTAYEESLPFETSFTVAQELGSLWEIGLVIETAPGWYINSFQQFGPSQQSKLSPLTPTNYQQNTMNKFNSMNNTINETLLRQLVSGLDEIPLMDIHWLIYVAFGAWLCSYVIHLLSSPSTVNVPFVGYRSVFEPTWFLRLRFVWEGGSIISQGYSKFKDSIFQVRKLGTDIVIIPPNYIDEVRKLSQDKTRSVEPFINDFAGDYTRGMVFLQSDLQNRVIQQRLTPKLVSLTKVMKEELDYALTKGMPDMKDDEWVEADIASIMVRLISRISARVFLGPEHCRNQEWLTTTAEYSESLFMTGFILRVVPHILRPFVAPLLPSYRTLLRNVSSGRKVIGDIIRSQQGSENEDILSWMVEAATGEEKQVDNIAQRMLILSLASIHTTAMTMTHAMYDLCARPEYTKPLREEVKGVVGASGWDKTALNRLHKLDSFLKESQRFNPVFLCKSFFTFCLSGSRLNLPVTFNRIYHQPMTLSDGTNLPSGTRIAVPSHAMLQDSAHVPGPAPPTDFDGFRYSKIRSDSNYAQKYLFSMTDSSNMAFGYGKYACPGRFYASNEMKLTLAILLLQFEFKLPDGKGRPRNITIDSDMVPDPRARLCVRKRSLREE, from the exons ATGACAGGTCTTGGGTTACTGGATCTTCCCGTGGAGATTCTAATCAAAATTATCCAGTTGGCGATTCCTCCGATGGTCCTCCCAGTAATGTCCCATGATCCACTTGATACCGCTTATGAGGAGAGTCTACCATTCGAAACAAGCTTTACCGTCGCCCAAGAGCTAGGATCTCTTTGGGAAATTGGCCTTGTCATTGAGACTGCTCCAGGGTGGTATATCAACTCTTTTCAGCAGTTTGGCCCGTCACAACAAAGCAAACTC TCTCCATTGACTCCCACCAACTATCAGCAAAACACAATGAATAAGTTCAACAGCATGAACAATACCATTAATGAAACGCTGCTCCGACAGCTCGTCTCGGGTCTTGATGAAATACCTCTAATGGATATTCACTGGCTAATCTACGTTGCCTTTGGCGCTTGGTTATGCTCATATGTCATCCACCTCCTTTCATCCCCTTCTACAGTCAATGTGCCTTTTGTAGGATACCGAAGCGTCTTTGAGCCTACATGGTTTCTTCGTTTACGTTTTGTCTGGGAAGGGGGATCTatcatcagccaaggctACAGTAAA TTCAAAGACTCCATCTTCCAGGTGAGAAAGCTTGGTACcgatatcgtcatcataCCGCCAAACTACATCGATGAAGTCCGGAAGCTATCTCAGGACAAGACTCGTTCGGTCGAGCCCTTCATCAATGACTTTGCTGGCGATTACACGCGAGGCATGGTGTTTCTCCAAAGTGATCTGCAGAACCGTGTGATTCAGCAGCGGTTGACGCCGAAGCTCGTGTCGTTGACTAAggtgatgaaggaggaacTTGACTATGCATTGACTAAAGGGATGCCTGATATGAAAG ATGACGAATGGGTTGAAGCCGATATTGCTTCCATCATGGTCAGGCTCATATCACGCATCTCAGCCAGAGTGTTTCTCGGCCCAGAGCACTGCCGCAATCAGGAATGGTTGACGACCACAGCAGAGTATAGCGAGAGCCTCTTCATGACTGGTTTTATCCTCCGCGTTGTTCCCCATATCCTAAGACCATTCGTAGCTCCGTTGCTACCATCTTACAGAACACTACTTCGCAACGTGTCATCTGGCCGTAAAGTTATAGGTGACATCATTCGCTCCCAGCAAGGTAGTGAGAACGAGGACATCCTCTCGTGGATGGTAGAAGCTGCGACTGGGGAGGAGAAACAGGTTGACAATATTGCTCAGCGGATGCTTATCCTGAGTCTCGCATCTATTCACACTACGGCAATGACCATGACGCATGCTATGTATGACTTGTGTGCTCGCCCTGAGTATACAAAGCCTCTTAGAGAGGAGGTCAAAGGCGTTGTTGGTGCTAGTGGATGGGACAAGACGGCGTTGAATCGACTTCATAAACTCGACAGTTTTCTCAAAGAGTCGCAACGTTTCAACCCCGTGTTTCTCTGTAAGtctttcttcaccttctGTTTATCTGGATCCCGACTCAACCTTCCAGTAACATTCAATCGCATCTACCACCAACCAATGACACTATCAGACGGCACCAATCTCCCATCAGGCACTCGCATTGCCGTCCCCTCTCACGCGATGCTTCAGGACTCAGCACATGTCCCAGGGCCAGCGCCACCAACTGATTTTGACGGATTTAGATACTCAAAGATCCGCTCAGACTCAAATTATGCACAGAAGTACCTCTTCTCAATGACTGATTCTAGTAACATGGCGTTTGGGTATGGGAAATATGCTTGCCCTGGGCGTTTCTATGCATCTAATGAAATGAAGCTGACTTTAGCAATCCTTCTACTACAATTTGAGTTCAAGTTGCCTGATGGAAAGGGGAGACCACGGAATATCACGATTGATAGTGACATGGTACCTGATCCGAGAGCCAGGCTGTGCGTTAGGAAGCGATCACTGAGGGAAGAGTAA
- a CDS encoding lactoylglutathione lyase, giving the protein MPVGEFMPNGLGTDPPLTSDDPTLGYKLFHVMLRIRDPVQSLHFYIDLMGMRTVFTMDTGPFTIYYLGYPQTDEHRADLGKFGRDTLAQLAYTPGLIELYHVHGSENEPEGYYSTGNQPPNLGLGHIGFSVPDVPLAVERLRNHGVEVLKELGAVSREDVPLSQWEAGKKIGLGDLHPAYQHVFGQIAFVKDPDGYTVELVPQKLRE; this is encoded by the exons ATGCCGGTTGGGGAATTTATGCCCAACGGTCTAGGTACCGATCCGCCCTTGACGTCGGACGACCCTACGCTTGGTTACAAATTGTTCCACGTCATGTTACGCATCCGAGACCCTGTGCAATCTTTACACTTCTATATCGACCTGATGGGAATGCGAACAGTTTTCACTATGGACACCGGCCCCTTTACGATTTACTATCTTGGTTACCCTCAAACGGACGAACATCGGGCAGATCTTGGTAAATTTGGCCGTGATACTCTAGCTCAGTTGGCCTATACCCCTGGACTTATTGAGTTGTACCATGTACACGGGTCAGAAAATGAGCCTGAGGGCTACTACAGTACTGGAAACCAACCACCGAATCTGGGCCTCGGACATATCGGGTTCTCTGTACCTGATGTTCCCCTCGCCGTTGAACGCTTGAGGAATCACGGTGTTGAGGTGCTGAAAGAATTAGGTGCTGTCAGTCGAGAAGATGTGCCATTAAGCCAATGGGAAGCTGGAAAGAAAATTGGACTGGGTGATCTTCATCCTGCTTACCAGCATGTATTTGGACAGATTGCATTCGTGAAAGATCCG GACGGATATACTGTCGAATTGGTTCCCCAGAAACTTCGAGAATAA